In bacterium, the DNA window GCCGTTTTCGTCTGCACGACGCGCGCGAGATATTCGAGATTCACCTGATGGCAGATGCCGTTGGCCGGCGGCACGACGCGGAAGTTCTCGAACGCCTCCTGCCCCCACTTCAGGAACTCGTAGCGCTCGCGGTTGCGCGAAAACTCGAGCGACGCGTTGACCTGAAGAGCCTTGGGCGAATCGGCCACGTCCACCTGCACGCTGTGATCGACCACCAGATCGACCGGGAGGATCGGGTTGATGCGGGAGGGCTTCTTGCCGAATCGCTTCATCGCCGATCGCAGCGCCGCCAGATCGACGATGGCCGGCACGCCGGTGAAGTCCTGCATCAGCACGCGGGCGGGCATGTAGGGAACGTCGTAGCTGCCGGGGTTTTTGGGGTCGTATCCCGCAAGCGACGCGACGTTGTCTTTCGTGACAAGGCGTCCGTCCTCGCCGCGCACGATCGTTTCAAGGAGAACCTTGATCGAAAACGGCAGGCGCGAAATCTTGCCGAGACCTTCGTCTTCAAGGCGCGAAAGGCGGAAGTATTCGATGTCGCCGGCGCCGGTCGCAAGCCGGTCGCGTGCGCCGAAGGAATCGAGGGCGCGTTTTTCGGTCATGATATCTCCGGATCGATTGGACATGCGGGGCGGCGGGTTGGTCGCGAGAAGGCCAAGGCCCAAGGTTCGCCGCGCGTCTTTTACTTCCGATCCGAATGGGGATCAAGTTGGGTGGAATTGGCCCCGGTCAAGTCCCGGATCGGGTTTCGTTCCGCGAAAAAATGCGCGTTCGATGAAAAAATGTCAGGAATTTCGCTTACGCCGCGGCTTGTTCGCTTTCCTTGTGTCGCGCGTAAAATGCGCTAAAATCCGAAAGAATCGCGAGAAGGCTACCATGCGGGCACGCATATTGCCTTTCTCAAACCCGGAGGTTTGGGATGACTGCGGAGAAACAGCAGGAATTGGAAATCACCGCCGAAGGCGGCGGCGATGGCGATGGGGGAGATTCCGGAGACAAGGGGTTCTTCCGCGGCTTCAGCCTCATCGAACTGATGCTCGTGATCGCGATCATCTCGATCCTGACCGCGATCGCGTTCATTTCGATGCTGCACTACGGATTGATCATTCGCGTCAACGCCTCGGCGCGCGACCTCGCCGGTCATATGCGTCTGGCGCGCGCGGCGGCGATTCGCGACGGGCGGCCGAATCTGTTCACGTTCGCGGGGCGCAGCTACAGCTACGGCACGGATTCGGACACCAACGGCGTTTTCGACGGCGGCTCGCGCACCAACTCGCTGCAGGACGGCGTGGTGTTCGGCTACGAGTCCGGCACGCCGCAGGTTCCGGGGCATCCGGCGATCGCGAGCGCGATCATGCTGCAAGGCCCGTGCGCGTCGACGGGCAACATTCACTTTCAGCGTGACGGAACCGTCAATTGCGGAGGCGTCGTCTACATGATTCCCTCGCGAGACGACAGCGGCACCGGACAGCGCGGCGACCGGCAGCGCGCCGTGGACTGGTCGGCGCAATCCGGACGCATCCGGATGTGGAAATACTTCCCGTCCGAGGGCGGTTGGCGATGACGCCGATCGGCGCCGGTCCGATCCTGATGCGCCGCGCCCCGCGCCGCGCCGAGCCCATGGGATACCGCGCGACGCGCGGTTTCTCGCTTGTCGAAATCGTGGTGGCGATGTTCATCCTCACGTTCACGCTCACCGCGATCCTTCCCATGCTGAAGTTCAACATGCGTTCGAACACGCAGGCGCGCTCGTACGGCACCGCCAACTACCTCGCCCAGCAGCAACTGGAACGCGTGTTCGCCTGGCCTGTTTACGAGACGACGACCGTGGAATCGGTGTCGCGCCCGGGAATCAACACGGGAAACACCGAGCTGTTTACCACCAAGGTCGTACGCGTTCCGCCGGACAAGATCCCCTACACCGTGACCTCCGAGCTGTATCACAACGGCTACACGCAAACCTGCCAGCCGACGCTGTTCGGGGTGTCCGGCGGCAGTCGCAACGTGGATGACGGCGATCTGAATACGGGGAACTACTCGCCGCTTCTTCAGGGCGATTGTTCCTCGGGTCAGTACCGGGGCGAGGATTTCAAGGTCGTGCGCGTCAAGGTTTCGTGGTCGGACATCTTCGGAACGCACGAGATTCAACGGCACGGCTACGTCGCCCGATTCTGAAGCCCGCGCCGCCGCGCCGCTCCGAGCGGTGCGCCGGCCGACAAGGAGGCCCCGATGACGGGGACGATACGAAAACGAACGCCCGCACGCCCGCGCCACGGTTATGCGCTCGTCGCCGCGTTGATGGTCATGCTGATGCTGACGCTTCTTGGCATCATGGCGATGATCACGAGCACGAGCGAGCAGCGCATCGTCAACAACCTCGGCGAGGAACAACTCATCGAGGGGTTCGGCAAGCAAGGCGTCGACCGCGTGCTTTCGCATCTGCATTACCTGCCGATGGGGCTGTTCGGGCAGTTCAACGGTGGCGCGCAATTCGTCGGCACCAATGCCGCGCAGGTGCTCGACAATGTCCGCAATATCTACATGTTCAACCCAGCCGGCCCGTTGAATCTCCATCCGGACACGCTGGTTCTTAGCGCCTGGCTCGATCCGAAGGACTACGAAGGCGCCTACGACCGGAGCCCGTCCCGCGAGGTCCATGTCAACGTGCTGATATCCAACGCCGCGACCGGATTCCGCAAGGCCTTCCGCGCGCAGGCGCGCCCTTACAGCATTTGGGATCTCGCGTACTTTTCGCAGGAGCACAATCCGGCGCAACGCGCGTCCGCCGCGGGCTGCGGAGGCGCCTCGAACTCCTGGTACGGCTGCCAGACCGTCTTCCACAACGAGGACCGCGTCATCGGCGACACTTACGTGCGAACCGCGGCGGGCGCGGACGACAACACGATCCTCTATATGCGCGGCGGTCCGACCTTCGCCGGGCAGGTTATGTGGCGAAACCTGCGCCGCTACGACTACGGCAGTTCGTCGCTTCAGAACTCAGACTTTCAGACCAAGGGCGGCTCGAACCCGGCCGCGAACGCGCTGCCGCGCTCGCAGTTCGGTTTCCGGAACTACTCGAAGGAAGTCGGGCTGTTCCCGATTGATTATCTCGAAAGTGGCGACACGCCCTGGTTCCGCGCCAATTCCGACATCATCCTGAACAAGCGCAGCAACCGCATCTGGAAGATCGTCTTCCGCAACGATTTCGACACGGACGACAACGGGCAGTACGAGGCGGAAAGCCGCGTGACCTCGCGAATCAACAACGAGGTCAACAACGGCAACAGCGACTCGACCGATCCGGGCACGTTCCACCTGTACAGCCTGCCGTGGACGACTCCGACGCAGGCGCAGATGATCGCCGCGTTTTACGGCGACAACATGCGCGAGCGCCACGCCGCGATCACGAGCGCCGGGGGCGAGATCTGGACGCCCGCCGTGTCCTGGGACAGCGAAGTCGTGGACGGCGGCGGCAAGTGCTATTCGCTGCGGCGCAACGAGCCGGGCGGCGGCGGCGTCGTGACGAAAAAGCCCGCCTACGACCAATACGACATCCAGAATTCCTCGTATTACTTTTTCACGCCGAGTATCGGCGTTTCGCGGGGCACCTGGCCCGACGGGAACGGCACGTGCTCCGGCACGTCGAGCGGAATCATCTACGTGCACGGCGACGTGCTCGTGGAGGGCATTCATGACGGCAAGACGACGATCGTCGCGACCGGCAACATCTGGCTTTCGCACGAAGTCCAATACGAAGAGCACCCGTCGCGCGACATCAAAAACGCGACGAGCCCGAACGCCATCGACATGCTCGGGCTCTTCGCCACGGGCAACGTCATCATCCCGAACAGCTATCCGAGCGAGTCGGCCTACGCCACGCCGAACCGGTCGATGAGCTTCCGCGACGACTGGTCGGATTCGACCGA includes these proteins:
- a CDS encoding GspH/FimT family pseudopilin → MTAEKQQELEITAEGGGDGDGGDSGDKGFFRGFSLIELMLVIAIISILTAIAFISMLHYGLIIRVNASARDLAGHMRLARAAAIRDGRPNLFTFAGRSYSYGTDSDTNGVFDGGSRTNSLQDGVVFGYESGTPQVPGHPAIASAIMLQGPCASTGNIHFQRDGTVNCGGVVYMIPSRDDSGTGQRGDRQRAVDWSAQSGRIRMWKYFPSEGGWR
- a CDS encoding prepilin-type N-terminal cleavage/methylation domain-containing protein, with product MTPIGAGPILMRRAPRRAEPMGYRATRGFSLVEIVVAMFILTFTLTAILPMLKFNMRSNTQARSYGTANYLAQQQLERVFAWPVYETTTVESVSRPGINTGNTELFTTKVVRVPPDKIPYTVTSELYHNGYTQTCQPTLFGVSGGSRNVDDGDLNTGNYSPLLQGDCSSGQYRGEDFKVVRVKVSWSDIFGTHEIQRHGYVARF